One window of Candidatus Tokpelaia hoelldoblerii genomic DNA carries:
- a CDS encoding Extracellular solute-binding protein family 5 (bhsal15150) — MIVRKSSLLSVVAASAMLAASPALAAKTLVYCSQAAPVGFDPGVLSDGPSADASAAVVYSRLVAFEPGSTKTVPGLAESWDVSEDGLIYTFHLRKGVKFQTTRWFTPTRDFNADDVIFTFARQLDKNHPWHSYSPGLSYQYFESMEMPQIIKSIDKVDDYTVRFTLNRPEAPFIADIAMDFASIMSKEYADKLEASGKKLDLYLKPVGTGPFSFVAYQKDALVRYKAHPDYYRGKQKLDNLVYSIAVDGSVRTQKLKAGECHIMEGLSPTDLADIKADPNLNVLEKAGLNVSYVAYNTEQPPFDRVGVRHALNMAINRQAIVDAVLGEVGEVAKNPIPPILWSYDESAVAGEYNPAKAKALLDAEGIKSLEMKIWVPPVGGTLVSNWRRVAEMMQADLAKIGVKAQIQSLEWGEYLRTTRSKDRDGMAALGWQGDNGDPDNFLGMLAVCSAVDTVNIARWCNRDYDALVNQARQTTDVTERTRLYKQAQALFNKEEPWLLLNHTKRVIPVSKKVTGFVMDPHGINFEGVDITE, encoded by the coding sequence ATGATTGTCAGGAAATCGTCTCTGTTGTCTGTTGTCGCGGCATCAGCAATGCTGGCTGCCAGTCCGGCGCTTGCCGCCAAAACACTTGTCTATTGTTCGCAAGCTGCGCCTGTCGGGTTTGATCCGGGGGTGCTTTCTGACGGGCCGAGTGCGGATGCTTCTGCGGCGGTTGTTTATTCCCGCCTTGTCGCTTTTGAGCCGGGCTCGACAAAAACCGTGCCTGGCCTGGCGGAAAGCTGGGATGTTTCCGAAGATGGTCTCATCTATACGTTTCACCTGCGCAAGGGGGTGAAATTCCAGACCACCAGATGGTTTACCCCGACACGTGATTTCAACGCGGATGATGTGATTTTCACCTTCGCCCGCCAGCTGGATAAAAATCACCCATGGCACAGTTATTCACCCGGGCTTTCGTACCAGTATTTTGAAAGCATGGAAATGCCGCAGATCATCAAATCAATCGACAAGGTTGATGATTATACCGTGCGGTTTACACTGAACCGGCCGGAAGCACCGTTTATTGCCGATATCGCCATGGATTTTGCTTCCATCATGTCGAAGGAATATGCTGATAAACTAGAGGCTTCCGGCAAAAAGCTTGACCTTTACTTAAAGCCTGTCGGTACGGGGCCGTTTAGTTTCGTCGCCTATCAGAAAGATGCGCTGGTCCGTTACAAGGCGCACCCTGATTATTATCGTGGCAAACAGAAGCTGGATAATCTGGTATATTCCATTGCTGTTGACGGCTCGGTGCGTACGCAGAAGCTGAAAGCCGGTGAATGCCATATTATGGAAGGGCTCAGCCCTACAGATCTGGCTGACATCAAGGCTGACCCCAATCTGAATGTGCTGGAAAAAGCCGGGCTGAATGTCAGCTATGTGGCATATAATACCGAACAGCCGCCTTTTGACCGCGTTGGCGTACGCCATGCACTGAATATGGCGATCAACCGGCAGGCGATTGTTGATGCGGTGCTGGGCGAAGTCGGCGAAGTTGCCAAAAACCCGATTCCGCCGATTTTGTGGAGTTATGATGAAAGCGCGGTTGCCGGGGAATATAATCCGGCAAAAGCTAAGGCTCTGCTTGACGCGGAAGGGATAAAATCGCTTGAGATGAAGATCTGGGTGCCGCCGGTCGGTGGGACGCTTGTCAGCAACTGGCGGCGTGTGGCGGAGATGATGCAGGCTGATCTGGCGAAAATCGGTGTCAAAGCGCAGATTCAGTCGCTGGAATGGGGTGAATATCTGCGTACCACCCGTTCAAAAGACCGGGATGGTATGGCGGCCCTTGGCTGGCAGGGTGACAATGGCGATCCGGATAATTTTTTAGGCATGCTGGCGGTTTGCTCGGCGGTTGACACTGTTAATATAGCGCGCTGGTGTAACAGGGATTATGACGCGCTGGTGAACCAGGCCAGGCAGACAACGGATGTTACTGAACGCACCCGTCTTTACAAACAGGCGCAGGCGCTGTTTAACAAGGAAGAGCCATGGCTCTTGCTCAACCACACCAAGCGGGTGATCCCGGTATCGAAGAAAGTCACCGGCTTTGTGATGGATCCGCATGGCATCAATTTTGAAGGGGTGGATATCACCGAATAA
- a CDS encoding Outer membrane autotransporter barrel domain-containing protein (bhsal15130), translated as MRKYLFAASAFALIAASGAQAADVIAPVFNWEGVYAGGQIGGSWSKSTVKGRGFAVDPVDRRFSPDADGFFGGLYFGYNFNAGNNVVLGLDTDFVWGNLKDKSRFLTDGFSHYYEGKIRQKWNSATRIRIGYGYDRWLPYVAGGFAYGKVKADLFERALADGTEVRSGMNKIMVGWTVGAGTEYAVMDNVLLRLEYRYTNLGDKSFGRKSVLHGKAEYETHDVRAGVAYKF; from the coding sequence ATGAGAAAATACTTGTTTGCAGCATCTGCTTTTGCCTTGATTGCTGCTTCCGGTGCGCAGGCCGCCGATGTTATTGCGCCTGTATTCAACTGGGAAGGGGTCTATGCCGGTGGTCAGATCGGCGGTTCATGGTCAAAATCCACAGTGAAAGGCCGCGGCTTTGCGGTTGATCCGGTTGACCGGCGTTTTTCACCGGATGCTGATGGTTTTTTCGGTGGTCTCTATTTCGGTTATAACTTTAACGCCGGTAACAATGTGGTCCTCGGCCTCGATACAGATTTTGTCTGGGGCAACCTGAAAGATAAATCGCGTTTTCTTACAGATGGCTTTTCCCATTATTACGAAGGCAAAATCAGGCAGAAATGGAACAGCGCCACCCGTATCCGTATAGGCTATGGTTATGACCGCTGGCTGCCTTATGTTGCCGGCGGTTTTGCCTATGGCAAGGTCAAGGCTGATCTTTTTGAACGGGCGCTGGCGGACGGCACAGAAGTCCGCAGCGGCATGAACAAGATTATGGTCGGCTGGACTGTCGGCGCCGGTACGGAATATGCTGTCATGGACAATGTCCTGTTGCGTCTTGAATACCGTTATACCAATCTGGGCGACAAGTCTTTCGGCCGGAAAAGTGTTCTGCATGGCAAGGCTGAATATGAGACACACGATGTCCGTGCCGGTGTTGCCTACAAATTCTGA
- a CDS encoding Outer membrane autotransporter barrel domain-containing protein (bhsal15120): protein MKKYLLAASAVALIAANGAQAADVVTYQQPVAVATAPAFSWQGFYAGGQIGGSWGDTDVKTRAGAVKTKRSVDPDGFIGGLYAGYNFDAGNNIILGLETDFVWGDLEEKKRGTDYTARLKQEWQGATRVRAGYAMDRFLPYVAAGVAYGKVKSSLTEAGNADNRWSDDDTFTGWTICAGLDYAVTDNILVRLEYRYTDLGDKSYRPAAAFGVDRVKVDYTSNDFRVGVAYKF, encoded by the coding sequence ATGAAAAAGTATCTTTTGGCTGCTTCTGCAGTTGCACTTATCGCTGCTAATGGCGCGCAGGCTGCTGATGTTGTTACCTATCAGCAACCCGTTGCTGTAGCTACCGCTCCGGCATTCAGCTGGCAGGGCTTCTATGCCGGTGGCCAGATCGGCGGTTCATGGGGTGACACAGATGTGAAAACCCGTGCCGGCGCTGTGAAAACCAAGCGTTCGGTAGATCCGGATGGTTTCATCGGTGGCCTCTATGCCGGTTACAACTTTGATGCTGGCAACAACATCATCCTCGGCCTTGAAACCGATTTCGTCTGGGGCGACCTGGAAGAGAAGAAGCGCGGTACGGATTATACTGCCCGCCTGAAGCAGGAATGGCAGGGTGCAACCCGCGTTCGCGCCGGTTACGCCATGGATCGTTTCCTGCCTTACGTAGCCGCTGGTGTTGCTTATGGCAAAGTTAAATCGAGCCTGACTGAGGCTGGTAATGCCGACAACCGCTGGAGCGATGATGACACCTTCACTGGCTGGACAATCTGCGCAGGGCTTGACTATGCTGTAACCGACAACATCCTGGTTCGTCTTGAATACCGTTACACCGATCTCGGTGACAAGAGCTATCGTCCGGCAGCTGCTTTCGGGGTTGACCGCGTTAAGGTTGACTACACAAGCAATGACTTCCGCGTTGGTGTTGCCTACAAATTCTAA
- a CDS encoding 3'-5' exonuclease (bhsal15170) — MAEIRVHQGDLPDLSQYQVSSVAIDTETLGLNPHRDRLCVVQLSSGDGSADLVQIKRGQKTAPNLVKLLGNRKITKIFHFGRFDLAVLYHAFGIMPQPVFCTKIASKLTRTYTDRHGLREICSELLDVNISKQQQSSDWGAPELTTAQKEYAASDVLYLHRLKDMLETRLKRDGREAEAKACFEFLPARARLDLMGWPEQDIFAHT, encoded by the coding sequence ATGGCAGAAATCCGTGTTCATCAGGGCGACTTGCCCGACTTGTCACAGTATCAGGTTTCCTCTGTCGCTATTGATACGGAAACACTGGGGCTTAACCCGCACCGTGACCGGTTGTGCGTGGTGCAGCTTTCCAGCGGTGATGGCAGCGCTGATCTGGTGCAAATTAAACGTGGGCAGAAAACCGCGCCCAATCTGGTGAAACTGCTCGGCAACAGGAAAATCACCAAGATTTTCCATTTCGGCCGGTTTGATCTGGCGGTGCTCTACCATGCTTTCGGCATTATGCCGCAACCGGTGTTCTGCACCAAGATTGCCTCGAAATTAACCCGCACCTATACGGACAGGCATGGTTTGCGTGAAATCTGCAGCGAATTGCTGGATGTCAATATTTCCAAGCAGCAGCAGTCTTCTGACTGGGGCGCGCCGGAACTGACAACGGCGCAGAAGGAATATGCGGCCTCTGACGTGCTTTATCTGCACCGGCTGAAAGACATGCTGGAAACGCGCCTCAAGCGTGACGGGCGCGAGGCAGAAGCAAAAGCCTGTTTTGAGTTTCTGCCCGCGCGCGCGCGTCTTGACCTGATGGGCTGGCCGGAACAGGATATTTTCGCCCATACATAA
- the ileS gene encoding Isoleucine--tRNA ligase (bhsal15110) codes for MTAENKTQDYSKTLFLPQTDFPMRAGLPEREPQLVKRWEEIDLYTRLREDAKDRPLYVLHDGPPYANGNIHIGHALNKILKDVIIRSFQMRGHNANYVPGWDCHGLPIEWKIEEKYRNAGKSKDEVPVNEFRQECRAFATHWIGVQAEEFKRLGIIGDFKNPYTTMAFHAEARIAGELMKFAMSGQLYRGSKPVMWSVVERTALAEAEVEYHDHESDTIWVKFPVQKASAPDLQDAFVVIWTTTPWTIPGNRAVAFSPRVSYGLYQVESAENNFGPQPQEKLLFADSLAEASAAKAKLTFKRLRDVSGQELEAMELAHPLAGLGYTFRVPLLAGDHVTDEAGAGFVHTAPSHGREDFDVWMASGKLLAERGIDASIPFPVDDAGFYTADAPGFDAGREGGAARVIDDNGKTGDANKAVIAALIAAGRLFARGRVKHSYPHSWRSKKPVIFRNTPQWFVFMDKDLGDGSTLRSRALKAVDETRFVPSAGQTRLRAMMADRPDWVLSRQRAWGVPIAVFADKDGNILRDKTVNARVLAAFEAEGADAWFADGARERFLGEREDEPWEMVRDILDVWFDSGCTHTFTLEDRPDLKWPADVYLEGSDQHRGWFHSSMLESCGTRGRAPYDTVVTHGFTLDEQGKKMSKSLGNVVSPQDVMKSSGADILRLWVMSTDYWEDQRLGRSIIQTSVDSYRKLRNVIRWMLGTLAHDEGETLPLDDMPELEKFMLHRLHELDGQIRADYDRFDFKRIIRALLDFAIIDLSAFYFDIRKDALYCDAPSSIKRRAALQTVREIFKRFVTWLAPMLPFTTEEAWLEFKADARSIHLEQFFAAPAEWRDEALAARWHKIRQVRRAVTGALEVERAAKRIGSSLEAAPVVGITDPALLEAVTGMDMAEICITSDIAITNAQLPENAYHLDDVPGVAVQPEKAAGKKCARSWRYTQDVGSDPAYPDVSARDAAALHELRALGRL; via the coding sequence ATGACAGCTGAAAACAAGACGCAAGATTATTCAAAAACCCTTTTTCTGCCGCAGACAGATTTTCCCATGCGCGCCGGTTTGCCCGAGCGCGAGCCGCAACTGGTCAAACGCTGGGAAGAGATCGATCTTTATACACGGTTGCGCGAGGACGCCAAAGACCGCCCGCTTTATGTGCTGCATGACGGCCCGCCCTATGCCAATGGCAATATCCATATCGGCCACGCGCTGAACAAGATTTTGAAGGATGTTATCATCCGCTCGTTTCAAATGCGTGGGCATAACGCCAATTATGTGCCGGGCTGGGATTGCCACGGCCTGCCGATTGAGTGGAAGATTGAAGAAAAATACCGCAATGCCGGTAAAAGCAAGGATGAAGTGCCTGTCAATGAATTCCGGCAGGAATGCCGCGCCTTTGCCACCCACTGGATCGGCGTGCAGGCGGAAGAGTTCAAGCGCCTTGGTATTATCGGCGATTTTAAAAATCCCTATACTACGATGGCGTTTCATGCTGAGGCGCGCATTGCCGGTGAGCTGATGAAATTCGCCATGTCCGGCCAGTTGTATCGTGGTTCCAAACCGGTGATGTGGTCGGTGGTCGAGCGCACGGCGCTGGCGGAAGCAGAGGTTGAATATCACGATCATGAATCCGATACCATCTGGGTCAAGTTTCCGGTGCAAAAAGCGTCCGCTCCTGATTTGCAGGATGCCTTTGTTGTTATCTGGACAACAACGCCGTGGACAATTCCCGGCAACCGCGCGGTGGCATTTTCGCCGCGCGTGTCCTACGGGCTTTATCAGGTAGAGTCGGCAGAAAATAACTTCGGCCCGCAGCCGCAAGAAAAGCTGCTGTTTGCCGACAGTCTGGCTGAGGCAAGCGCCGCCAAAGCCAAACTCACCTTTAAACGCTTGCGCGATGTTTCCGGGCAGGAACTGGAGGCAATGGAACTTGCTCACCCGCTGGCAGGTCTGGGCTATACATTCCGCGTGCCGCTGCTCGCCGGTGATCATGTGACGGATGAGGCGGGTGCCGGTTTTGTCCATACCGCGCCCAGCCACGGGCGGGAAGATTTTGACGTATGGATGGCTTCCGGCAAATTGCTGGCGGAGCGTGGCATTGACGCTTCTATTCCTTTCCCCGTTGATGACGCCGGTTTTTACACGGCGGACGCTCCGGGTTTTGATGCGGGGCGTGAAGGCGGCGCAGCACGGGTGATTGATGATAATGGCAAGACGGGTGACGCCAACAAGGCGGTGATTGCCGCTTTGATTGCCGCCGGCCGGCTGTTTGCCCGCGGACGGGTGAAACATTCCTATCCGCATAGCTGGCGTTCAAAAAAACCGGTGATTTTCCGCAATACACCGCAATGGTTTGTCTTTATGGATAAAGACCTTGGTGACGGTTCAACCCTGCGCTCGCGCGCGCTCAAGGCTGTTGATGAAACCCGCTTTGTGCCGTCTGCCGGGCAGACCCGTCTGCGCGCCATGATGGCAGATCGCCCCGACTGGGTGCTGTCGCGCCAGCGCGCATGGGGTGTGCCGATCGCAGTGTTTGCTGACAAGGACGGCAATATCTTGCGTGATAAGACGGTCAATGCCCGTGTGCTTGCCGCTTTTGAAGCAGAAGGGGCGGATGCCTGGTTTGCCGATGGTGCGCGTGAACGTTTCCTGGGCGAGAGAGAAGATGAACCGTGGGAGATGGTGCGTGATATTCTTGATGTGTGGTTTGACTCCGGCTGCACCCACACCTTCACGCTGGAAGACCGCCCCGATTTGAAATGGCCGGCGGATGTTTATCTTGAAGGTTCCGATCAGCATCGCGGCTGGTTCCATTCCTCCATGCTGGAAAGCTGTGGCACCCGTGGCCGCGCACCTTATGATACGGTGGTGACGCACGGCTTTACGCTTGACGAGCAGGGCAAGAAAATGTCCAAATCGCTCGGCAATGTCGTCAGTCCGCAGGATGTGATGAAATCATCCGGCGCTGATATTCTGCGCCTGTGGGTGATGAGCACTGATTACTGGGAAGACCAGAGGCTGGGCAGAAGCATTATCCAGACCAGTGTTGATTCCTATCGCAAACTGCGCAATGTCATCCGCTGGATGCTGGGGACACTGGCGCATGATGAGGGTGAAACCCTGCCGCTTGATGATATGCCGGAACTGGAAAAATTCATGTTGCACCGTCTGCATGAACTTGACGGGCAAATCCGCGCTGATTATGACCGTTTTGATTTCAAGCGTATCATCCGCGCCCTGCTGGATTTCGCCATTATAGACTTGTCGGCATTCTATTTCGATATTCGCAAGGATGCGCTGTACTGTGACGCGCCGTCTTCCATCAAGCGGCGGGCGGCCTTGCAGACTGTGCGTGAGATTTTCAAGCGTTTTGTCACATGGCTGGCGCCAATGCTGCCTTTTACCACGGAAGAAGCATGGCTTGAATTTAAAGCAGATGCCCGTTCCATTCATCTGGAACAGTTCTTCGCCGCACCGGCTGAGTGGCGCGATGAGGCTCTGGCCGCCCGCTGGCATAAAATCCGCCAGGTGCGCCGGGCTGTCACCGGCGCGCTTGAGGTTGAGCGCGCCGCCAAGCGTATAGGGTCTTCACTTGAGGCTGCACCTGTGGTCGGTATTACCGATCCGGCCTTGCTGGAAGCCGTTACCGGCATGGATATGGCGGAGATCTGCATTACCAGTGATATCGCTATCACCAATGCGCAACTGCCGGAAAACGCTTATCATCTGGACGATGTGCCCGGCGTGGCCGTTCAGCCGGAAAAGGCGGCGGGCAAAAAATGCGCCCGTTCGTGGCGTTATACGCAGGATGTCGGCAGTGATCCGGCTTATCCTGATGTCTCGGCGCGTGATGCGGCGGCCCTGCATGAGCTGCGCGCTCTGGGCCGGTTGTGA
- a CDS encoding Acetylornithine deacetylase/succinyldiaminopimelate desuccinylase-likedeacylase (bhsal15180), which produces MLAKVLSRLDDNLETALSRLFELLRYKSISTDPAFKDECRKTADWLVKDLQSIGFEASRRDTPGHPMVVGHHAGARADAPHILFYGHYDVQPFDPLDLWEDDPFDPKVKERGRRKVISARGSSDDKGQLMTFIEALRAYKAETGSLPVRVTVLLEGEEESGSPSLQPFLQAHRQELKADYALVCDTAMWDRRTPSIAVGLRGLVGEEVIIKAANRDLHSGHYGGVAQNPVHILSRILADLHDENGHITIEGFYDGVEETPRQVLESWQKLGMTAESFLNPVGLSIPAGEKDRSLLELIWARPTAEVNGISGGYEGDGFKTVIAAQARAKVSFRLVHKQNPQKIREAFRAFVRKRLPADCTVEFAEHGASPAIQLPFDSALISAAKEALSEEWENPPALIGMGGSIPIVGDFQDKLGMESLLVGFALSDDCIHSPNEKYDLDSFHKGQRSWARILAALAK; this is translated from the coding sequence ATGCTTGCAAAAGTTCTTTCCCGTCTTGATGATAATCTGGAAACAGCGCTTTCCCGGCTGTTTGAATTGTTGCGTTATAAATCCATTTCAACCGACCCGGCTTTCAAGGACGAGTGCCGCAAGACGGCCGACTGGCTGGTGAAGGATTTGCAGTCCATCGGTTTTGAAGCTTCGCGCCGCGACACGCCCGGCCACCCGATGGTTGTTGGCCACCATGCCGGAGCGCGCGCCGATGCGCCGCATATCCTGTTCTATGGCCATTATGATGTGCAGCCGTTTGACCCGCTTGACCTGTGGGAAGATGACCCGTTTGATCCGAAAGTAAAAGAACGTGGCCGCCGCAAGGTTATCAGCGCCCGTGGTTCATCGGATGACAAAGGCCAGTTGATGACCTTTATTGAAGCGCTGCGTGCCTATAAGGCAGAAACCGGCAGCCTGCCGGTGCGGGTGACGGTTTTGCTGGAGGGGGAAGAGGAATCCGGCTCGCCATCATTGCAACCGTTTTTGCAGGCGCACAGGCAGGAATTGAAAGCGGATTACGCCCTGGTGTGTGATACAGCCATGTGGGACAGACGCACACCGTCTATCGCGGTTGGTCTGCGCGGTCTGGTGGGTGAGGAAGTGATTATCAAAGCGGCAAATCGCGATTTGCATTCAGGCCATTATGGTGGTGTTGCACAAAACCCTGTTCATATTTTGTCACGCATTCTGGCTGATCTGCATGATGAAAATGGCCATATCACCATAGAGGGCTTTTATGACGGTGTGGAAGAAACGCCGCGGCAGGTTCTGGAAAGCTGGCAGAAACTCGGGATGACGGCAGAGAGTTTTCTAAATCCTGTCGGTCTTTCAATCCCTGCCGGTGAAAAAGACCGCAGCCTGCTGGAATTGATCTGGGCGCGGCCGACGGCGGAGGTCAACGGTATCAGCGGCGGCTATGAGGGGGATGGTTTCAAAACCGTGATTGCGGCGCAGGCGCGCGCCAAAGTTTCCTTCCGCCTTGTGCACAAACAGAACCCGCAGAAAATCCGCGAGGCTTTCCGCGCTTTTGTGCGTAAACGCCTGCCTGCTGATTGCACGGTGGAGTTTGCCGAGCACGGCGCTTCTCCCGCCATTCAGCTGCCGTTTGACTCGGCGCTGATTTCTGCGGCAAAAGAAGCGTTGTCGGAAGAATGGGAAAATCCGCCCGCGCTGATCGGCATGGGTGGCTCTATCCCCATTGTCGGGGATTTCCAGGATAAATTGGGAATGGAATCGCTTCTTGTCGGTTTTGCGCTAAGTGATGATTGCATCCATTCGCCCAATGAGAAATACGATCTTGATTCTTTCCACAAAGGTCAGCGTTCATGGGCGCGTATTCTGGCCGCTTTGGCAAAATAA
- a CDS encoding Outer membrane autotransporter barrel domain-containing protein (bhsal15140), protein MKIRHLLAASVAAFVTVGSAQAADIIYQEPIPMPTFSWQGFYFGGQIGGSWSKSKIEGRGFAVDPIDKRFSPDASGFVGGIYAGYNFDAGNNVILGIDTDFVWSDMDDKSHVWTSDFAHYYEGKIKQKWNGATRVRFGYGYDRWLPYLAVGVAYGKVKASLLDRTLADGTELTRGIDKNLTGWTIGAGTEYAVTDNVLVRLEYRYTDLGDKSFGLKEELHGKVKYKTHDIRVGVAYKF, encoded by the coding sequence ATGAAAATCAGGCATCTTCTTGCAGCATCGGTCGCTGCATTTGTTACAGTCGGCAGCGCCCAGGCTGCTGATATTATCTATCAGGAACCGATTCCTATGCCGACATTCAGCTGGCAGGGTTTCTATTTCGGTGGTCAGATCGGTGGTTCATGGTCAAAGTCCAAGATTGAAGGCCGCGGCTTTGCTGTTGACCCGATTGACAAACGTTTTTCACCGGATGCCAGCGGTTTTGTTGGTGGTATTTATGCCGGTTACAACTTTGACGCCGGCAACAACGTGATCCTCGGCATCGATACAGACTTTGTCTGGAGCGATATGGACGACAAGTCACATGTATGGACATCTGACTTCGCTCATTACTATGAAGGCAAGATCAAACAGAAGTGGAACGGTGCAACCCGTGTTCGTTTCGGCTATGGTTATGATCGCTGGCTGCCTTATCTGGCTGTTGGTGTTGCCTATGGCAAGGTCAAGGCCAGTCTTCTCGACCGCACTCTGGCTGACGGTACAGAACTCACTCGCGGCATTGACAAGAACCTGACCGGCTGGACCATCGGCGCCGGTACAGAATACGCTGTCACCGATAACGTTCTGGTTCGTCTTGAATACCGTTATACCGATCTTGGCGACAAGTCCTTCGGTCTGAAAGAAGAACTGCACGGCAAGGTCAAGTACAAAACACATGACATCCGCGTCGGTGTTGCCTACAAATTCTGA
- a CDS encoding Extracellular solute-binding protein family 5(precursor) (bhsal15160) has product MSMKTILKTAMLAASAFTAATATPAFAAKTLVYCSEASPSGFDPGLYTDGASYDASSRIVYSRLVGFEHGTTKIEPDLAESWDISKDGLTYTFHLRKGVKFQTTRWFTPTRDFNADDVLFTFDRMRDKNHPWHNYVTGASWQYYNSMNMPQIIKSIEKIDDYTVRFTLNYVEAPFIADLGMDFATIVSKEYADKLAAAGKREDFNSRPVGTGPFAFVAYQKDSMIRYKAHPDYYRGKQPLDNIVFAITVDNSVRAQRLRSGECHLMSYPAPTDISTLQADSKLKVMEQVGMNVGYMAYNTMQPPFDKAEVRHALNMAINKQPIVDAVFAGQGEVGENPLPPAIWGYNNAIKPDVYDPEKARAMLDKAGVKNLEMKIWAMPASRTYMPNARRTAEMMQADLAKIGVKASIVTMEWGEYLKRAANKNRDGAVIVGWMDDNGDPDNFLATLNNCAAVGTNNYANWCYKPYEDLIQQAKRVTDIGARTRLYEQAQVIFKEQAPWLVIAHGKTMVPMSRKVKNFYVDPHGVRFDDVDLED; this is encoded by the coding sequence ATGTCGATGAAAACAATTCTGAAAACAGCAATGCTGGCGGCTTCAGCGTTTACAGCTGCAACTGCAACACCGGCCTTTGCAGCAAAAACACTTGTTTATTGTTCAGAAGCGTCTCCAAGCGGGTTTGATCCGGGTCTGTATACAGATGGTGCAAGCTATGATGCTTCATCGCGTATCGTCTATTCCCGCCTTGTGGGTTTTGAACATGGTACAACCAAAATTGAACCTGATCTTGCAGAAAGCTGGGATATTTCCAAAGATGGTTTGACCTATACCTTTCATTTGCGCAAGGGGGTAAAATTTCAGACCACCAGATGGTTCACCCCAACACGCGATTTCAATGCTGATGATGTGTTGTTTACCTTTGACAGAATGCGTGACAAAAACCATCCTTGGCATAATTATGTGACGGGTGCTTCCTGGCAGTATTATAATTCCATGAATATGCCGCAGATCATCAAATCAATTGAGAAGATTGATGATTATACGGTGCGTTTTACGTTAAACTATGTCGAAGCGCCGTTTATAGCGGATCTTGGCATGGATTTTGCCACGATCGTCTCTAAAGAATATGCTGACAAACTTGCGGCAGCAGGCAAAAGGGAAGATTTTAATAGTAGACCGGTTGGCACAGGGCCATTTGCCTTTGTTGCCTATCAAAAGGATTCGATGATCCGCTATAAGGCGCATCCTGATTATTATCGTGGCAAGCAGCCGTTGGATAATATTGTTTTTGCCATTACGGTTGACAATTCGGTGCGCGCACAACGGCTGCGCAGTGGCGAATGTCATCTGATGAGCTATCCTGCCCCAACTGATATTAGCACTTTGCAAGCTGATTCCAAGCTTAAAGTCATGGAGCAGGTGGGGATGAATGTCGGTTATATGGCGTATAACACCATGCAGCCACCTTTTGACAAGGCGGAAGTCCGCCACGCACTGAATATGGCAATCAACAAGCAGCCGATTGTTGATGCGGTGTTTGCCGGTCAGGGTGAGGTTGGTGAAAATCCGCTGCCGCCTGCTATCTGGGGCTATAACAATGCTATTAAACCGGATGTTTATGACCCGGAAAAAGCCAGAGCCATGCTGGATAAGGCAGGCGTAAAAAATCTTGAAATGAAAATCTGGGCCATGCCGGCCAGCCGTACCTATATGCCTAATGCACGGCGCACGGCAGAAATGATGCAGGCTGATTTGGCAAAAATCGGTGTGAAGGCATCGATTGTGACAATGGAATGGGGCGAATATCTCAAACGCGCGGCGAATAAAAACCGTGACGGGGCGGTGATTGTCGGCTGGATGGATGATAATGGAGACCCGGATAATTTTCTTGCTACGCTGAACAACTGCGCTGCTGTCGGTACCAACAACTATGCTAACTGGTGCTACAAGCCTTATGAAGACCTGATTCAGCAAGCCAAGCGTGTCACCGATATTGGCGCGCGTACCAGACTTTATGAACAGGCACAGGTTATCTTCAAAGAGCAGGCACCCTGGCTGGTGATTGCGCACGGTAAAACCATGGTGCCGATGTCAAGGAAAGTGAAGAACTTTTATGTTGACCCGCACGGCGTGCGTTTTGATGATGTGGATCTGGAAGATTGA